A region of the bacterium genome:
ATACTACAGCATGTGGCTGCCGGTCGGACAGTGGACTCTGGATTACAGCGCGCCGGGATACTGCGAGCAGAGCGTAACTGAGATTCTGGTGAACAACAACGCCGAACTTCAGTATGACGTGATGCTGGGCGCGCCGGCGGGCACTCCCTCCACGACGTTAATCATGCAGGAAGCCGGAAGTGAAGGCATATACACTTCGGACTTCGTGTTGATGTCGTCGGGAACGTGCACGTGGGATTATACGATTTCGGTCAATGCGGACGGCTGGCTTTCGGTTTCGCCTATGCAAGGCAGCATTGCCGCAGGCTGGACGGACCTTGTGACGTTGACCTTCAACACGACGGGCTTGGCCGCAGGTCGCCATACCGGAGAGCTTGAGATTTCGCACAACGGTATCAGCGGGCGGATTGTCATTTCGGTTGTGCTGGATTTGGCAATGAGCGCGGAAGAGGAATCTGCCTTGCCCGAGCAGTTTGCGCTGCGGGGCAACTATCCGAATCCCTTTAACGGTCAGACGGAAATCGCATTCGATTTGCCGACGGCAAGCCCCGTGAATCTGACGGTGCATAACCTGCTGGGTCAGGAAGTCGTGACGATTCTCAATGAGACGCGCACGGCGGGTTACCACAGTGTAAAATGGACGGCTCAGGCCGCAAACGGCACGGCACTGCCAACGGGACTGTATTTCCTTCGATTGAATGCAGGCGAGAAGGTGTTCGTGAGCAAGCTCGTTCTGACTCGCTGAGATCGGGACTCAAGAAACAGCGCGGGCCGCAAGACTTCTTGCGGCCCGTTGCATTTACGGCAGCAACTGGTTATCTTAGAAAAACTCACTTACAGAGTTCAGAATGCCTGCAAGACCATTTCACTATTCCTACACAGTTTCCCTGCACGACAGCGACGCGGCGGGAATCATTTTCTCGGCGAATCTGTTTCGCATCTGTCATTTAGCCTATGAGGCAATGATGGCGAAGATAGGTTACAGCATCGGGTATCTTTTGAAGCACCGGCCGTTCGGTGTGCCGCTTGTGCATCTGGACGGAGACTTCATACAGCCCTCGCGCGTGGGAGACGTGCTGAATATAGAGGTGGTGGTCGCGGAACTCAACAACAGTTCTTATCGCGTAGAGTATCAACTGCGGACTCCCGAAGGAGCGGTCTGCGCGCGCGCGGCGACTGTGCATGTGGTGGTTGATGTCAAGACATACAAGTCCATTCCCATCCCCGATGAATTCCGCAGAGCATTGGCGCGGCACTATCTGCGGGGCTCGGATGGCATTCCGGATGACATTATTGATTGAGAAACAACTCTCTGACGGCGCGATAGTCGAGCTTTCCATTTGGCAGATGAGGCAGTGAACCGGTGGTCAGAATCCTGCGTGGCAGCTTAAACCCCGGCAGCCGCTCGCGCAGCATGCTCACCCACTCGCTGCTTAGACTACTCCGCTCCGCCTCAACAGCGGCAGCGACAATCTGACCCCACTCTTCGTCCTCAAGTCCAATACAGGCGGCTTCGCGGATGTCCGGCAATTCGCGCAGAGCGGATTCAATTTCGTCGAGCGCGATGTTCTCGCCGCCGGAGATGATGATGCGATCTTTTCTGCCCAGCACATGCAGGCAACCTGAGCTATCCAGCAACCCCACATCCTCCGATGCAATCCAGCCCTCGCAAAACACGAGGGCTGTTTGATTGACGTCATCCACGTAGCCCGAGACCATTCCAGCGCTTTGCACGAGAATACGACCCGTCTCGCCGCAGGGCAAGTCTTGAAACTCATCGTTCACGACACGCACAGCCGCGCCGCCTATTGCACGGCCGCTGCTCGCACGTTCGGCCGCATCGGCTGCAAGGCTCACACAGGTGACCATGGAGCCGGCTTCGGTCATGCCATAGGTCCGCAACGCCTGCGGGACTTGTTCCGTCAGGTTAAGCGGCACGGGTCCACCTCCGACTAATATTGCGCGCAAACGGTCGGGAAACGGGCGGCCGTTGCGCACGGCGATGAGTCTGCGCAAGACGGTGGGCACGAGAGAAGCGAGCGTGATAGGTTCTTCATCGATGATGCGTGACAGCTCGGCGGCGTTGGCATTTCCGGTTATTCTAACGGAGGCTCCAGAGAGCACTGCACGCGGAAGAATCGCCATGCCTCCGACATGATAGAACGGCAGGCAGGCAAGCCAGCAATCGCCGGAATGTGCGGACAAATGAGTGTTGACCGCCTGTGCGTGCGAGATGATTCTCTCGGTTTCGAGCAGCATCAGCTTCGGCTCGCCGGTTGAACCGGACGAGGTCATGAACAGTCCGGCGTCAGGATGTCGCAACGCTTTAAGCCTTGACTCAACGGCAACCCGCTCGCGTGAGTCAACGCGGCCATGAAGCAGAGCAAGTGACGAATTGCCCGCCAATGCAAGCAGGATCTTCTGCGCATCCGCAATTGTATTAGAGGGTGCCAGAGTTTCTACTGGTTTCGCACTCGGAGATGAAGCGATGAGATCAGCAATCGCGACGCGTGCGTCGCTATCCTGAAGAAATGCGCGGGAGCGCCGCAATTCGTCAAGCATTACCATCTTAGAGGCGAGGCGTATTGGGGCAGGAGCCGCTCCGCCAGTTCAGCAAGAGGGGGAACATGCAGAGAGCCATCTTTGCACAGCACGGAATTTACAACTGTATCATCTTCGAGTAGATCAAGGGTGCCGAGTCCGTGCGCCACATATTTGGAGCCGAACTCCGCCGCGAAGTGCGCAAGCACGGTCAATCCGATACTGCTGTCGTACATGGATGAGAAAATGATGTTCACGTTTTCTTCGCGCAGACGTCTAAAAAGCTGTTCACGACCTCCAATCGCACCTAATCTTGCGGGTTTGACGATCGCAGCGACCACTCCCAGCGCACCAGAGTAGTCGCTAAGGGCGCGCTCGTCAAGCGCTTCATCGCAGGCCAACGGAAGTCCGGATTTTGCGGACAGAATTTTCCAGTTGCTCAGCGGCATGTGGCAAGGATCTTCCAGCCACTCAATTGCGTCAAGCGGCACGGAACGAGCGAACTCGAGTGTCTGATCTTCCGTCCAACCGAAGTTCGCATCCAATCTGAACATTGTGTCCGGCAACTCGCTTGACAACACATGCACCATCTGAATATCTTCCGGAAGCGGACGATACGCAACTTTAAGTTTTAGAGTGCGGAACCCTTGCTCCCAACAGGATCGCGCAGACTGAAGCACGTCATCAAGTGTGCCAGTCGGAAGAAGAATCGCGACAGGGAGAGAAACTGGGGCATCCTGTGCGTGTCGAACCCGTTCAGCAGCGTAACGCAGGCAATCCAGCCCATACATGGTGGCAGGCGCACTCGCGAGCATAAGAGAGTCACCTTCAAGAATGCGTTCCGCGTGCTCAAAGTGCTCGGTGCCGAACTCGGGGAGCAAAGCAATCTCTGAGACGAGCTTCTTGCCGTCCTGCTCAAGACCTAACAAGAAGCCGCGTCGAGATGTAATCATTGCGCGGGCCGTGTGAAGCGGCGCCTTCAGCCTCAAAGATATTGCCGTGTGACGAATCTCGCTCATACGATCATCCCGATCACAAGGAGAATTCCGAACACAAGCATATGACGCGCGGTACCGGCAAGGGCATCATTCAAGGTTGGGCCGTCGGTTTTGGTCCATACTTGCCGCAGAGGCTTAATGATTAACGGCAGAGCGAGGTGCGGGAGCAGGATGGCATAGGCCGGAAGCCGGGACCACATCAGGTCGAGGATGACGTAAGGAAGGAGCAGCGTGGCAGTGTATTCAATGAGTCCGAAAGTTCTGCCGAATCGCACGACGGGAGTGCGTTTGCCGGCTTTTCGATCCGTCGCCTCGTCGCGCACGTTATTGACGGCGAGCAGTCCGCAGGCGAGTACACCGGGTATCAGACCGAGGAGGAACGCAGTTTTGTTCCACTCGAGCAAAAACAAATACGACGTGCCAGCCACAGCCAGCACGCCGAAATAGAGCAGCACAAAGGTTTCCGCAAGTCCGTTGTAGCCGAGCGGATACGGGCCGCCGGTATACATCCAGCCGAACAGGATGCCGCTCAAACCAATTGCAAGTATAGGCAGGCCGCCTCGAAGGATAAGCGGAAGCGCGAAGACGACAGCCAACAAAAAGGCGACTACCGTCCCAATCAGAACTGCGCGCGCGGTGAGCAAACCGGCTTGAGTGACGCGAGTCGGTCCAAGCCGCTCGTGCGTGTCGGCACCCTTTCTGAAGTCGCTATAGTCGTTGGCGAAGTTAGTTCCGATTTGAATGCACGTCGCGGAGAGGAGAATCAGCGCGGCGATTGCCCACTCGAACTCATGCCGGCTGAACGCGAACGCCGCCCCGATAATCACAGGCAGGAGTGCTGCCACCAAGGTCTTTGGCCGTGCAGCAAGAATCCACGCGCGAGACTGTGTCAAATTGCCACGTCCTCTTCGGACATCGGCTTCTTCACGAGTTCATCAATGGTTGATCCACCGAACAACGTAAAGGTGAAAGCCAGAACACCGACACGACCAACATACATGAGCGCGATGATAACGATCTTTGCAAGAGCCGACAAGTCGGCAGTTATTCCGCGCGACAATCCGACCGTCCCGAGGGCGGAGGCTGCTTCGAAGAGAAGCGGGTCAAGCGATGTTCCTTCCGCCCAAGAAATCAGAAACGTTCCAGCCAGAAGAAGAATGACGTAAGCGCCTACCGTAACGGTCGCAACTCTGACGCGTTCGGGCGGCACTCTTGTATTCCAAAAGACAACGTCCCGAATTCCTCTCAACGTGCTGCGAATGGCGCCGAAAGTCGCCGCGACCGTCGTGCTTTTTAACCCTCCGCCTGTTCCTGAGGGCGAAGCTCCGATGACCATGATGATGACGATGAAGAAGGCAAACGCGACCGAGAGATTGCCAATGGGCACGGTATTGAAGCCAACGGTCGTGGAAGCTGTCATGCACTGAAACATACTCGCCATAATACGTTCATTGAGCGGCAAGCCTGTGATGCTGGGTTCACCGACAAACAACGCGAACGATCCGACGAAAAACACCACAGCGGTTGTGGAAAGAATGATTTTCGTCGTGAGAGAGACTTTAGGAATATCGTCTGTCACCCAGCGCCAGAAGTCGAACAAAACAATGAAACCGATCGCGCCCAAGTAGCTCAAAA
Encoded here:
- a CDS encoding acyl-CoA thioesterase; amino-acid sequence: MPARPFHYSYTVSLHDSDAAGIIFSANLFRICHLAYEAMMAKIGYSIGYLLKHRPFGVPLVHLDGDFIQPSRVGDVLNIEVVVAELNNSSYRVEYQLRTPEGAVCARAATVHVVVDVKTYKSIPIPDEFRRALARHYLRGSDGIPDDIID
- a CDS encoding fatty acid--CoA ligase family protein; its protein translation is MLDELRRSRAFLQDSDARVAIADLIASSPSAKPVETLAPSNTIADAQKILLALAGNSSLALLHGRVDSRERVAVESRLKALRHPDAGLFMTSSGSTGEPKLMLLETERIISHAQAVNTHLSAHSGDCWLACLPFYHVGGMAILPRAVLSGASVRITGNANAAELSRIIDEEPITLASLVPTVLRRLIAVRNGRPFPDRLRAILVGGGPVPLNLTEQVPQALRTYGMTEAGSMVTCVSLAADAAERASSGRAIGGAAVRVVNDEFQDLPCGETGRILVQSAGMVSGYVDDVNQTALVFCEGWIASEDVGLLDSSGCLHVLGRKDRIIISGGENIALDEIESALRELPDIREAACIGLEDEEWGQIVAAAVEAERSSLSSEWVSMLRERLPGFKLPRRILTTGSLPHLPNGKLDYRAVRELFLNQ
- the menC gene encoding o-succinylbenzoate synthase, encoding MSEIRHTAISLRLKAPLHTARAMITSRRGFLLGLEQDGKKLVSEIALLPEFGTEHFEHAERILEGDSLMLASAPATMYGLDCLRYAAERVRHAQDAPVSLPVAILLPTGTLDDVLQSARSCWEQGFRTLKLKVAYRPLPEDIQMVHVLSSELPDTMFRLDANFGWTEDQTLEFARSVPLDAIEWLEDPCHMPLSNWKILSAKSGLPLACDEALDERALSDYSGALGVVAAIVKPARLGAIGGREQLFRRLREENVNIIFSSMYDSSIGLTVLAHFAAEFGSKYVAHGLGTLDLLEDDTVVNSVLCKDGSLHVPPLAELAERLLPQYASPLRW
- a CDS encoding 1,4-dihydroxy-2-naphthoate polyprenyltransferase, translated to MTQSRAWILAARPKTLVAALLPVIIGAAFAFSRHEFEWAIAALILLSATCIQIGTNFANDYSDFRKGADTHERLGPTRVTQAGLLTARAVLIGTVVAFLLAVVFALPLILRGGLPILAIGLSGILFGWMYTGGPYPLGYNGLAETFVLLYFGVLAVAGTSYLFLLEWNKTAFLLGLIPGVLACGLLAVNNVRDEATDRKAGKRTPVVRFGRTFGLIEYTATLLLPYVILDLMWSRLPAYAILLPHLALPLIIKPLRQVWTKTDGPTLNDALAGTARHMLVFGILLVIGMIV
- a CDS encoding potassium transporter KtrB — protein: MLTRSRVKLTHLLLLRFRHLRPVTVLAIGYAIYMLIGTLLLSLPFAHEVNSVSILDNLFVAVSAVSTTGLSPVSTSGSYSWFGEAIILLLIQLGGIGYMTFGSFLYVFGNDSPLPHFRRSVSKQSFGLTGDQRVEAFLEAVIAMTFVIELCGVGLLYSMFQEAGVPHPMWNAIFHSISAFCTAGFSLFDTSLESFRGHTGINVVIGVLSYLGAIGFIVLFDFWRWVTDDIPKVSLTTKIILSTTAVVFFVGSFALFVGEPSITGLPLNERIMASMFQCMTASTTVGFNTVPIGNLSVAFAFFIVIIMVIGASPSGTGGGLKSTTVAATFGAIRSTLRGIRDVVFWNTRVPPERVRVATVTVGAYVILLLAGTFLISWAEGTSLDPLLFEAASALGTVGLSRGITADLSALAKIVIIALMYVGRVGVLAFTFTLFGGSTIDELVKKPMSEEDVAI